The Kluyvera intermedia genome includes the window AGAGTCATTGATATCTGCCATCATTTTTACCTCGAATTGAACGTAAGCCATTTGAATTTCTTAGTTCTTGTGAATGTTCGAAGGCTAACATAGCCTCATTGTGATCTTTGATACTAACAGTTTTTCTATTGTGTATTATTCAGTGTGAGTAGATTCATTTTTAGTGCTAACACCATGAATGACAATTGTTTTACCATCAGGCAGATGAACCCCTATCAAACGAAGGACAAAACCTCGCCAACCAGAATTTGCTTCCTTTATGCAGCGATACAGTTCGTTATTTTCGTTTTTCAGTTTATTCCATTCAAGAGAAAGGGTCTCGGAATCTAACTCTGAGATGTGTTTCACTTCATTGTTTATGCGTACAGTATTCATACCACTCCCAGTCATAAATAATCTCCATAGGTTTGATAAACAGGTTGAACATTGACAAAACTTCTTGTAGCAAGCTTTATCAAATAAGAATGCCATTAGGCTAACATAGCCTCATAGTGCATGTTGCTGCTAACTGGGCGTTTTTCATAATTGTTGATTTTTATTATTTGGCTCTTTCTTTCTGAATGGATTGCCATGACGGTTAAAAAATTCGTTCCAGTGATGTCGCAGGTATTCAATATTGATAGGCATTTGCAAGCGGGAAAAATCAATTTGCTTGCCTTCCAGTTGTAGCAAGTCTTTATCGACGGAGAGCACATCCGGGCTGAAACGGGCTTTCATTGAATCAGGGTCGATTGAAAAGTGCCAATTGTCAAAGAGGGTGTGGATGTCACTTCGCAGTAGAATCCCGTTTGTCACATCCGGCTCACCACCAGCATGACGGGGTTTAATGTGCGCTGCCTCAGTTCTTTGTCTGGCTCGAACGCCGGTAAGAACACACGTACCGGCGCAGTTTTTCCGGACATCTTCGGAAAATGGTGCCTGGTCCGGGCTCGACATTGTGATTTGTTCCTGCCCCTCCTGATACGTTCGGGAAGGAAAAGTTACTTTTGTTGATGTTACTGCGGGGATCGAGAGATAGGCAATTCCTCGCCGACTGAACTTTCCTCCATTAAAAACCTTCCGGATGGAGTAAGTCATGCCCACCAGGACAGGGTTACTCATTTCGACGATTTTGCTTTTGCAGTTTTCAACCGGATATAATTTTATGAAAGAGCCGGTGAATATGTCATAGGCTCCGTCTGGACGCTCAACACACAGAACAACATGTTCAAAGTAGTCCCTTGAGTCAGCGATAACCCAGTTGCCGGTCATGATCCGTTTCGTTTGGCAGGGACCCGTTTTGAAGATACCAGGCTTCAGGTCTGGAGTTAAGGTTCCAGTTTTCCCGTCCGTGCGAATGGAAATAATTTCCCCTGTTAACCCCAGCTCTTCCAGTTTCTGGAAGACAGGGCGAAGCCTGACGGGTTGAGGCTTATTCACTCTGGTGTTCATGTTGTTTCCGGTTTGCATCCCATTGTTCATTCAGGTTGGCACTGGCGTCCACGCCTAGTCATAAAAACGAGCCCTCGTCGCTAAGAGGCCTGTTCACGGCGTCCACATCAGAATCTCTTCAAAACTCATGAAATCCGTTATAGGTCAGGCAATCAATCAGCCAGATGCGAAGCTAGCAGGTCTCATTATCTCACAGGCAAAGCACCAACCATGCGGAGGGCATTCATTACTTCGTTAATACCAAACATTTCCTGTTCCGGCCATTCTTTCCCCGCTAATGAACATGCCGTGCAAGCTGAATTAAAACTATTAACGCGTTCACGATGCAGGGCCAGTAGTGCGACGACGATCAGCTCTCTTTCTTTTCCAACCAAATCTTGAATG containing:
- a CDS encoding HNH endonuclease, with product MNTRVNKPQPVRLRPVFQKLEELGLTGEIISIRTDGKTGTLTPDLKPGIFKTGPCQTKRIMTGNWVIADSRDYFEHVVLCVERPDGAYDIFTGSFIKLYPVENCKSKIVEMSNPVLVGMTYSIRKVFNGGKFSRRGIAYLSIPAVTSTKVTFPSRTYQEGQEQITMSSPDQAPFSEDVRKNCAGTCVLTGVRARQRTEAAHIKPRHAGGEPDVTNGILLRSDIHTLFDNWHFSIDPDSMKARFSPDVLSVDKDLLQLEGKQIDFSRLQMPINIEYLRHHWNEFFNRHGNPFRKKEPNNKNQQL